A single region of the Nitrospiraceae bacterium genome encodes:
- a CDS encoding response regulator: MTEYNSDLLFGALTGNGRVLVVDDEPIVRTLIRMTLEKAGYDVVEADNGEKAIEAINAGENPLVLDTVICDIRMPKINGVEAINYFQREYPHVPIIVLTAYPDTDMAVSFMRRGVADYLVKPIEAEKLKASVAKAMERRQVAWA, translated from the coding sequence ATGACTGAGTACAATTCAGATCTACTGTTTGGCGCGTTAACTGGTAACGGGCGGGTGCTCGTGGTCGATGATGAACCCATCGTCAGGACCTTGATCCGGATGACCCTAGAAAAGGCCGGATATGACGTCGTGGAGGCGGATAATGGGGAGAAGGCCATTGAAGCAATCAATGCGGGGGAGAATCCATTGGTGTTGGATACTGTGATTTGTGATATCCGGATGCCAAAAATCAATGGCGTCGAAGCCATCAACTATTTTCAGAGAGAGTACCCCCATGTTCCAATCATTGTCCTCACGGCCTACCCAGATACCGACATGGCCGTATCTTTCATGCGGCGAGGCGTGGCGGATTACTTGGTCAAGCCAATCGAAGCGGAAAAACTGAAGGCTTCTGTGGCGAAGGCCATGGAACGACGACAGGTTGCTTGGGCCTAA